A genomic stretch from Carassius auratus strain Wakin chromosome 35, ASM336829v1, whole genome shotgun sequence includes:
- the LOC113053912 gene encoding trace amine-associated receptor 13c-like translates to MAYETEDHEIQYCFPAINSSCIKGKHSSHEYNIMYMFFSLLSVWTVFLNLLVIISISHFKKLHTPTNLIILSLAVADMLVGLVMPLEALRLIEMCWYFGDTFCGLYLIFIAVLFSASLSNLILIAVDRYVALCHPLLYQQKITTTKTLIIICICWMWSSAYNVSFITDNRNFYPSSRTHGCYGECPFMANSAWSMADLLLSFLLPCTVIIILYLKIFYVVHQQVKVINSLMKSGKCIKEGSARRKSESKAALTLGIIVSVYLLCYIPYYILSLALNTVISFKIVRFLIWIVYINSGLNPLVYALFYRWFKVSVKHILTLKILKTASSLIDIFTDYNQSL, encoded by the coding sequence ATGGCCTATGAGACAGAGGATCATGAGATTCAGTACTGCTTTCCTGCCATCAACTCATCATGTATCAAGGGAAAACACTCCAGTCATGAATACAATatcatgtatatgtttttttcattgctgtcagtgtggactgtgtttctgaacctgctggtgatcatctccatctctcacttcaAGAAGCTTCACACTCCAACCAACCTTATCATTCTCTCTCTGGCTGTGGCTGACATGCTTGTTGGACTTGTGATGCCCTTAGAGGCCTTGAGGCTTATTGAGATGTGTTGGTACTTTGGAGATACCTTCTGCggactttatttaatatttattgcagTGCTTTTCTCAGCATCTcttagtaatttaattttaattgctgTTGATCGTTATGTGGCACTGTGTCACCCTTTACTGTACCAAcaaaaaataactacaactaaaactttGATTATCATATGCATCTGCTGGATGTGGTCTTCAGCATACAATGTTTCATTCATAACAGATAACAGAAATTTTTATCCATCAAGCAGAACACATGGGTGTTATGGAGAGTGTCCCTTTATGGCTAACTCTGCCTGGAGTATGGCTGATTTGTTATTGTCTTTCCTGCTTCCTTGTACtgtgattataattttatatctGAAGATATTTTATGTTGTACATCAGCAAGTGAAAGTCATAAACTCTCTGATGAAGAGTGGTAAATGTATAAAGGAAGGTTCAGCGAGGAGGAAATCTGAGAGTAAAGCTGCcctgacattaggaatcattgTGAGTGTTTATCTGCTTTGCTATATTCCGTACTACATCTTATCTCTAGCATTGAATAcagtaatttctttcaaaattgtaAGATTTCTAATATGGATTGTGTATATTAACTCAGGCCTGAATCCTCTGGTCTATGCTTTATTTTACCGTTGGTTTAAAGTGTCAGTTAAACACATCTTAACTCTTAAAATATTGAAGACAGCATCCTCTCTTATTGACATTTTTACAGATTATAATCAGAGTTTATAA